Below is a genomic region from Roseovarius arcticus.
TTGGACAAACAAAGACAAAGGAAACGCGCATACCGCCACGGCCTATGCTTTGGAAAACTATGACCACCCGCGCCGCATGCCTGAAGGGGCCAAGCCATTCGATAGTGACTACCTGTTGCCTGACGAGAGCTTTGAGGTGACGTTGGATGTGCCTGGACTGTACGATTACTTCTGCCTTCCGCATGAGTTGTCAGGCATGGTTGGCCGCATCGTCGTTGCAGCCCCTGAGCAGACCGGGTTTGCGGATTACCCGGACGGCGACCTGAATGCGGAGATCATCGCAGGGTTTCCGGCTGTCACGGACATTCTGGCACGTGGCAGCCTTCAAAAGGACGAATGACATGCGATCTGACCACGTTCCAGTCGGTGATAAGTGCAATGGGCTGGGCGAGACCGAACTAGTCGAGCAGGCGCGCGGCGGCAACGACTTGGCTGTCCGCGCGCTGGTGCAGCGGAACAACCAGCGATTGTTTCGGGTCGCGCGCGGTATTCTACGCGACGACGCGGAGGCCGAGGATACAGTTCAGGCTGCCTATGCGACGGCTTTTACCAAGCTGGACGGCTATCGCGGCGATGCCGCTTTTTCGACTTGGCTGACGCGGATTGTGATGAACGAAGCTTATGGTCGGCTGCGCCGTCGGCAGCCGGTTGTCGATCTTGCCGAGTACCGCGAAGGCGCGCGCGATATTCTTGATGGAGACGTGCCCAGCCCGATGACACAGCATCCAACAAACCCCGAAGCTGAACTTGGACGCGCCGAAGTGCGGAAATTTCTTGAGACAGCAATCGACGCGCTGCCGGAGCCATTTCGGTTGACCTACGTCATGCGCGATTTGCAAGGCATGACAACGCGCGAGGCGGCAGCTCTTCTTGGCGTCAACGTCGTCACGGTCAAAACCCGGCTATTTCGCGCCCGCCGCCTGTTGCGCGCGGACCTGCGTCGGAGCGTGGCCAGCGAATTTCTAGGTATCTTTCCGTTTGACGGTGCGCGATGCGCCGGAATGGCCGACAGGGTCATCCGGTCGTTGACCGAGCATCGTGGCAACTGAACAGTCGTTCTGCGCATCCGGCACCGGACTTGCCCATAAATCAACAGTCTCGTTGCAAAACGCTGCTCAAGCTCAATGTTACACGAGCGGGTGTGGTGCAGCCGTTGAGCGTCCCACATTTCAGCATTTGGTTGCTCCATCACAGGCGCCAGCATGCGCAAGATGGGCATTACATCCGGCGCTTGCGGCTGGTATCAACTAGGCGCAGTATTTGCGCTATGCCAGTCGCGTCATTTAAAGTTGGCATTGATCCTACAGCCCGATCTGCAAGAATTTTGAGCATATTAAAGATAAATGAGGGCATCTGATGAGTGCCGAGACATCAAATAGCGATGTATCACTTCCCCTGACCGAAAACGGCTTGGGAGCACCCGATATTGCGGCGTCACGAGCGGCTGCCGGTAGGTCAAAGCTCTATCTGATACCGCTTTTTATGATAACGCTATTCACCGGTGCTGTGATCGGAATGTACTTCCAGCCGCCCGGACTTCGCATCTTTTTCAATGCGACGGGGCTCGAGCCAGGCGCAGGTACGCAGACGCCAATCGCCGTGGCGATTCAGAAGGTGACATCCCAAGAGGAAATCGCCGTTGTGAGTGAGGGTGACGTCGTGGCCTTGGGCCGGATCATCCCGCGGGGGGATGTTATTCAGGTCGCGACGCCTTCGGGTGCGGGGGACGCCCGGATCGCGCTTATCGAAGTAGCCGAGGGCGACCAAGTCGGTGCTGGCGACGTGCTGGCAGTTCTTGATAACCTCGCGCAGTTCCAAAGCAGCATCGCATCGGCTCGTGCGAATATCGCCGTTCGGGAGGCAATCCTGTCACAAACGCGCGCCTCAATAACGGCCAGCCGGAATGAGGCGCGCGCCACGTTAGAGCGTGCAGAGGCAACAGCGGCCGCAGCCCAGTCAGATCTGGAACGGACAACATCGCTTTTTGAGCGCGGCGTCGTGACGCGTGCCGACTTCGATCAAATTGTAACCCGCGCCACTGAGGCAGGCCGCGATGTTGAGCGCGGATTAGCGACACTGTCCCGGTACGAAACAGGATCGGAAAGCGTCCAGGCAGACATTGCTGTGGCAAAGGCCAACTTGGAGGCCGCCCAGACTGATTTGGCGCGCGCAGAGCAGGATTTGGAACGTGCTTATGTGCGCGCCCCGGAGGCAGGCGTGATTTTGAACATCAATGCCCGCGTCGGAGAGAGGCCAAGCAGTTCGGGCATAATTGACCTCGGGGACACCACGCAAATGACGGTCGAAGCTGAGGTCTATCAAACCTTGATAGGCCGCGTTTCTATCGGCGATCCGGTTACTGTATCCGCTGAGGCGCTGGGCCGGGATTTGTCCGGTGTGGTGTCGGCTATCGGCCTTCAGATCGGGCGCCAGTCCATTACGTCGAGTGATCCGGCGGCCAATACAGACGCGCGTGTGGTTGACGTGATCGTCGCGCTTGACGCCGCCTCATCGGCGCTCGCGCAAAGATTTACAAACCTCGAAGTGGTGGTCCGGATCGACGCCGGCCGCGTAGAATGAGCCGAGTGTTGGCCTATCTGTTCGGGCGATTGCCGATAGGCTGGCTTCAGCTTTCACACAATAGAGGGCGGCTGCTTGCCGCTGTGGCAGGGGTGGCATTTGCGAACCTTCTGGTGTTCATGCAACTGGGGATTTTGGGTGCATTGAACGGCTCCACGATCGCCCCCTATTCAATGTTGAATGCCGACATCATTCTCTCAT
It encodes:
- a CDS encoding RNA polymerase sigma factor; protein product: MRSDHVPVGDKCNGLGETELVEQARGGNDLAVRALVQRNNQRLFRVARGILRDDAEAEDTVQAAYATAFTKLDGYRGDAAFSTWLTRIVMNEAYGRLRRRQPVVDLAEYREGARDILDGDVPSPMTQHPTNPEAELGRAEVRKFLETAIDALPEPFRLTYVMRDLQGMTTREAAALLGVNVVTVKTRLFRARRLLRADLRRSVASEFLGIFPFDGARCAGMADRVIRSLTEHRGN
- a CDS encoding plastocyanin/azurin family copper-binding protein, with the translated sequence MERRNFLWWGGGMAAVFSLSPRLAIGGSVVEIAMQGRPDGSKVWFDPYGVLIQPGQTVRWTNKDKGNAHTATAYALENYDHPRRMPEGAKPFDSDYLLPDESFEVTLDVPGLYDYFCLPHELSGMVGRIVVAAPEQTGFADYPDGDLNAEIIAGFPAVTDILARGSLQKDE
- a CDS encoding HlyD family efflux transporter periplasmic adaptor subunit, with protein sequence MSAETSNSDVSLPLTENGLGAPDIAASRAAAGRSKLYLIPLFMITLFTGAVIGMYFQPPGLRIFFNATGLEPGAGTQTPIAVAIQKVTSQEEIAVVSEGDVVALGRIIPRGDVIQVATPSGAGDARIALIEVAEGDQVGAGDVLAVLDNLAQFQSSIASARANIAVREAILSQTRASITASRNEARATLERAEATAAAAQSDLERTTSLFERGVVTRADFDQIVTRATEAGRDVERGLATLSRYETGSESVQADIAVAKANLEAAQTDLARAEQDLERAYVRAPEAGVILNINARVGERPSSSGIIDLGDTTQMTVEAEVYQTLIGRVSIGDPVTVSAEALGRDLSGVVSAIGLQIGRQSITSSDPAANTDARVVDVIVALDAASSALAQRFTNLEVVVRIDAGRVE